The sequence CCGTAACCGTTGCACCCCTGTTCCGGCGCGTCGCGGAGCCGCATACGGTACACCATCGTTCCTCTGACCATGATAGCGATGTCATGGTCAAGTCCCATCAAAAGCCCAAGTTTTTGATCATGCTCTAAGGTAACTACCAGATGACCACCTTTTCATCATGATGTGGGCGAAGGAATAACCTCCCTTCGCCCCTTTCGTGTACGATGCAGTGTGCCATCAAGTAGTGCATAGCAGGTTGCTACTTCTCGGCGCCCTCTTCCTTTGCCTCACCCCGCGTGCGGTTGCGAGCGGGCGTCTCCTGAGCCCGACGGAGCTCTTCTACACGCAAGGCCAACTGAGCAATCTTGGCGCTTAGCTCATCAATGTCACGTTTGGAAGGAATGTTGAGCCGATTAAGAAATTGCTCAAAGCTGGTTTCAAACTGGGCCGCCAGATTGTTCAGATTGGTCTGTACCTGATCCGACTGTGGCATAGCCGTCTTGCGGAAGCTCTCCATTGCCTCCTCAAACAGCTTCTGGGCGTCTTTCTGGGCCAACTCACCACGCTCAACTAGCCGATTCAGGAAGGCTTCCGCTTCTTCACGGCTGAGCGCAAAAGCGCCAATGCCAGCCAGTATGAGCTTACGAACGATCTCAAACACCTGGACACTCGGATTGACGGGTGGCTTCTCGTCGATTTGGCGGACATTGACCTCAATTTCTTCTACAGTCGTCATAGCTGCCTCCTACGTTATGTGGATTATCAGGGTTCGGACTATCTGTATCATAACACAGTCCACCGGATTTCGGTAGATGTATAACGCACTGCGTCACACTTTCGAGTATAACACGCTGCGTCATGAAAGTCAACGCTACAATGTATATCAAATTGCTATGGGAATTATTGCAAGTGGCTGTACTGGGTAGCATGCATAGCCCCGTCGCCTTCCCCTGGTCCCTTTCTCTCATAAGGAAGGTGTAGAATGAAGGGAAATCCACCTTGTAATATCACCTCTGCCGGGTCGGTTGAGAATGTTGAGAACTGCTCACGAATCTGTCTACTACTTGACAGTCGGTTAAAGCAGGTACATCATGCATAACTGTGAGTATTATATTGTAGTAAGCTATCATCACCCAGGCTTTGTCTTAGCCATTTGCCCGCGGATGGAATGAAGTGCAGCAATCCGGGCATTATTACACACTGCATTGGCAGACGCGGTACGACGAGGAGGATCACTATCGAACCGCCGACCCGCTCAACAGCCGAAGAAAATCTACGCGCCATCGTTAGTCATGATGCTGACGGAGCAATCATTGTTGATAGCAGTGGCGTGGTGCGGTTTTTAAACAGTGCCGCTGAACGTCTTCTTGATCGCCATGGCGCTGAACTCCATGGGCAAGTTTTTGGCTTTCCGCTGGTGGTCGGTGAACGAGCGGAAGTTGAAGTTTTGCGTCCAAACGGTGAATTTGCGGTCGCCGAAATGAGGGTCTTGTCGATTGTTTGGGAAGGACAGGATGCACTGCTCATTACCCTACGCGATGTTACCTTTGAGCGTCAGGCCGAAACAGCCTTACGCGAGGCGGAAGAGTTTAGTATTACCATTCTCAATTCGCTGACGAATGAAATTGTTGTCCTTGATGAGCAGGGTAAGATTGTGGCAGTGAATGAGGCCTGGCTGCGGTTTGGGCGCGAGCACGGCATTACCGATCTGGCTGCGATCAGTGTGGGAGCTGATTATTTTGCTGCCTGTGCGGTAGACAAAACGTTAACCGGTGGCATAGATGTACTGCAAGGGTTGCAGGATGTATTAGCAGGGAATAAAGAGGAATTTTCCTGCGAGTATGAACTCCCTACCTCAGCCGGAACACGCTGGTTCGCCCTGCGTGCGGTGCCGCTACGCGGGAAACGACGCGGTATTGTCATTTCTCACACCGACATTACCGAACAACGGCGAGCAGCGCAGCTCGCTGCCGAAGCTGAAATGCTACGCGAACAGGTACGACAGATGGAGCGCGAGCTGACCAATGTTGATGCGCTCTCGCGACCCGAAGATGCAGTACGTTCGCGTTTGAGTTCACTACGCCAGCGGCTGCCCGAGGTCTTCGAGTATGCGTTGCATCGCTATGGATCACTGTTAGATGAAGCACTGCAAAGTCGGATTCATCGTACCCAGTTGCCACCGCGTGCATTACGTGAATTGGGTGAATTTCTCGGTTCCGGATGGGCCACCCCACGCGATCTGATCGATATTCATTTGCAGGCTATCCGGCAGCGGAGCGCACAGAGTCCACCGAAAAAACTACAAGCCTACGTTGAAGAGGGCCGTTTACTTTTGCTAGAATTAATGGGACATTTAGCATCATTTTATCGATCACTTGCGATTGGTGAATTAGCTTCTCGTCCTCCAGAGCAATAGCAGAAGCTCACAAGCTGGCTGCTGGGATGAAGGGACTGTGAGTAAAATTGTTTTGCATCTCTACATTGCCGGTCAGACACCACGCGCTGAACGAGCGATTAACACGCTACGCCAGATGCTAGAACACGATCTGGCCGGCTATGAATGTGAACTGACAATTATTGATGTGTTGGCCGATCCACAGCAGGCAGAAGATCAAAAAATCCTGGCAACACCGACTCTGATAAAGAGTTCGCCACCGCCGTATCGACGGGTTATTGGCGATCTATCGAGTGTTGTCGATCTCCTAAATGTACTGAATTTGCCGCCAAAGACAGGTTCATCAATGATAAACAAGGAGTAATCAGGTGTGCGCTGATCACATCGAACGTCTGCCAACCGGGATCACCGGTTTTGATCATATTGCCAACGGTGGTTTACCGAAAGGGCGCACAACCCTTGTTTCGGGCACCGCTGGCAGCGCCAAGACAGTCTTTGCTGCCCAGTTTCTGGCTGCCGGTATTAAACGAGGCGAGCCAGGTGTGTTCGTCACCTTTGAAGAGACACCCGAAGCACTGCGCCGCAATATGCTCGGCTTTGGCTGGGATATTGCCCGCTGGGAGGCAGAAGGGAAATGGGCGTTTGTCGATGTTTCGCCACAACCTGAAGAGGAGATCGTTGAACTGGGTACTTACGATCTGGGTGCATTGCTGGCGCGAATCGAGCATGCGGTACGCAGCATCGGTGCCGTTCGCCTTTCGCTCGACTCGCTTGGGGCAATTTTTACCCGCCTGAACGATACGCGGGTGGTACGCAACGAGTTGCTTCGGATTGTCAGTACCCTCCGTCGTCTCGGTGTAACGGCAGTGTTAACTGCCGAACGAACGCAAGAGTATGGTGAGATCGCTCGCTACGGTGTGGAAGAATTCGTCTCTGACGACGTGGTGATTCTGCGCAACTTGCTTGAAGATGAGAAACGACGACGCACGGTTGAGATTCTCAAGTTCCGTGGTACGTCTCACCAGAAAGGCAGCTTTCCCTTCACCGTCATTCCCGGCGAAGGTATTCATGTGATTCCTCTGTCGGCAATTGAGCTGAAGCAACGCTCCTCAAACGTCCGTACAACCTCTGGGAATGCCGAACTGGATCGAATGTGTGGCGGCGGTTTCTTCCGCGATTCCATTGTATTGGTGAGTGGCGCAACCGGTACCGGTAAGACGCTGATGGCAACCACCTTTATGGCAGCCGGGGTACGCCAGAAAGAACGCTCCCTGTTGTTTGCGTTTGAGGAGAGTCGTGATCAACTCTTCCGCAATGCTATCGGGTGGGGGATCGATTTCGAGCAGATGGAACGCGATGGTCTCTTGCGGGTCGTCTGTAATTACCCCGAAGTGACCAGTCTTGAAGATCAGTTGATCTTTATGAAAGCGGAAATCGAGCGCTTTCGACCGCAGCGGGTGGCCGTTGATAGTCTGTCAGCCCTCGAACGTGTCTCGACAGTGAAGGGATTCCGCGAGTTCGTCATTGGGCTGACCTCGTTTATCAAGCATCAAGAGATGGCAGGCCTCTATACCTCAACGACCCCTACGCTGCTCGGAGGTTCATCTATCACCGAAGCCCATATTTCGACGATTACCGACTCAATTATTCTGTTGCGTTATGTTGAGCTATTCGGGGAGATGCGTCGCGGATTAACGGTCTTGAAAATGCGTGGATCGAGCCATGACAAAGATATTCGCGAGTTTACCATCGATAGTCGTGGGATGCACATCGGCCGACCATTCCGCAATATCTCCGGTATTCTGTCGGGCCAGTTCACGCATATTGCACCGAGTGAGATTGAACGGTTAAGCGCAATGTTCCGTGATGAGGAAGGGACGGAAACAGCGGAAACGAACTAAACCGCCGTTCCATACAACGTGGGTACGAGGAGGCTGTTCGTGCAGCACGAAGATAGTGAAGTCGATCAAACATCACACGCTGATGATCGTTCATGGTCGAGTCTGGATCAGCAGACATTGCAGACGATTGTCGCTCACAGCACGAATGCTCTGCTCGTACTTGATCAAAATGGGTATGTTCTCTTCGCGAATCGGGCCGCCCAGCGACTGTTCGGTCGTCGGCCCGATCAGTTGGAGGGCAGCCCGTTCGGTTTTCCCCTGCAACCCGGTTTAACCGTTGATGCCGAGATTGTCCGCCCCGATCAGTCAGTTGTGATTGTTGATCTGCGCGTCGAGCCGATAGAATGGCAGGGTTCATCGGCTATGCTCGCCGTGCTGCACGATATTACCGAGCGTAAACAAACCGAACAGTTTCTCATCGAAACACAACAGTTACTCCATTCAGCACTTGACGCACTGCCATCTGCCATTGCAATCCTGAATCGCTATGGGCAAGTGCTGGCAGCAAACGTTGTCTGGCTGCAATTGGGACCTTTATTGGGTGTTGAAAGCGCTGATTGTGCAGTGGGTGCGTCATTTTTGGCTGCCTGTCATTTAGGTCAGCAACCTGCAGGGATGATTGCCAGTACGATTGAACGGTTGTTGAGTGGCAGTGACGAGCGTTTTGAAGGTGAATTTGCGGCCGCAGGTGATGAGAAACGTTGGCTAACGGTGCGTGCTGTGCGGTTTGGGTACAATGAACGGATACGGGTGGTGATCACGCTGGAAGATGTTTCCGCTCGTCATCGAGCCGAACAGATCGCGGTAGCACGCCGTCGTGTTCTGGAGATGATTGCCCGTCAGTACAATCTAAAGACAATTATGCGCGAGTTGCTCGTGTTGATCGGGCAGCAGATGGTTGATCTGACGTACGGCGCCTTTACACTCCTCTCGCATGGTTTATTTGTCAGCTTCAGCACCGTACTCGAAACAGCCGAGCTGCAACAATTTGATGCATGGGCGCATGAGGTGCTTTCATTGGCGCCGTGCCGGTATCAACGCATCACCGAGCTAGCTCCTGATACACCATATTGGTGGTCTTCGGTTGAGCCGCTTGTCTGCAAGTACACTATCAAACGAGGTTGGATTATCGGGATACGAACAAACCGCGATGCGGCCGATGGGTGTCTATTGCTATGTCGGCGGGAAGATACGCCGTTAAGTGGCGATGAACGACGTCTGCTTGAGCAGATTGAACAATTGACGACTATCACAATTGAACAGCAGACGACGCTGGAAAAGCTGGCGTATCAGGCTCATCACGATGCACTTACCGGATTACCAAACCGATTATTGTTCGAGGATCGATTGCAGCAGGCTATCGAACACGCTCGGCGCACAAATACGCTGGTGGCAGTGCTCTTTATCGATCTGGATCGTTTCAAACAGATCAATGATACGCTAGGCCATACGATAGGTGATCTCCTGTTAATTCAAGTGGCGCGCCGGTTTGAATTGTGCATTCGAGCAACCGACACCTTAGCCCGCCACGGTGGTGATGAGTTTTTACTGGTGCTGCCTGATATTACCGCGCCACAGCAAGTGACCGTCGTGGCACAGCGTTTGCATGAATCGCTCAGGCATCCCTTTTTCGTCAATGGACACGAGATCTTTGTCAGTGCCA comes from Chloroflexus sp. Y-396-1 and encodes:
- a CDS encoding phasin family protein, with product MTTVEEIEVNVRQIDEKPPVNPSVQVFEIVRKLILAGIGAFALSREEAEAFLNRLVERGELAQKDAQKLFEEAMESFRKTAMPQSDQVQTNLNNLAAQFETSFEQFLNRLNIPSKRDIDELSAKIAQLALRVEELRRAQETPARNRTRGEAKEEGAEK
- a CDS encoding PAS domain-containing protein — protein: MKCSNPGIITHCIGRRGTTRRITIEPPTRSTAEENLRAIVSHDADGAIIVDSSGVVRFLNSAAERLLDRHGAELHGQVFGFPLVVGERAEVEVLRPNGEFAVAEMRVLSIVWEGQDALLITLRDVTFERQAETALREAEEFSITILNSLTNEIVVLDEQGKIVAVNEAWLRFGREHGITDLAAISVGADYFAACAVDKTLTGGIDVLQGLQDVLAGNKEEFSCEYELPTSAGTRWFALRAVPLRGKRRGIVISHTDITEQRRAAQLAAEAEMLREQVRQMERELTNVDALSRPEDAVRSRLSSLRQRLPEVFEYALHRYGSLLDEALQSRIHRTQLPPRALRELGEFLGSGWATPRDLIDIHLQAIRQRSAQSPPKKLQAYVEEGRLLLLELMGHLASFYRSLAIGELASRPPEQ
- a CDS encoding circadian clock KaiB family protein, yielding MSKIVLHLYIAGQTPRAERAINTLRQMLEHDLAGYECELTIIDVLADPQQAEDQKILATPTLIKSSPPPYRRVIGDLSSVVDLLNVLNLPPKTGSSMINKE
- the kaiC gene encoding circadian clock protein KaiC, which produces MCADHIERLPTGITGFDHIANGGLPKGRTTLVSGTAGSAKTVFAAQFLAAGIKRGEPGVFVTFEETPEALRRNMLGFGWDIARWEAEGKWAFVDVSPQPEEEIVELGTYDLGALLARIEHAVRSIGAVRLSLDSLGAIFTRLNDTRVVRNELLRIVSTLRRLGVTAVLTAERTQEYGEIARYGVEEFVSDDVVILRNLLEDEKRRRTVEILKFRGTSHQKGSFPFTVIPGEGIHVIPLSAIELKQRSSNVRTTSGNAELDRMCGGGFFRDSIVLVSGATGTGKTLMATTFMAAGVRQKERSLLFAFEESRDQLFRNAIGWGIDFEQMERDGLLRVVCNYPEVTSLEDQLIFMKAEIERFRPQRVAVDSLSALERVSTVKGFREFVIGLTSFIKHQEMAGLYTSTTPTLLGGSSITEAHISTITDSIILLRYVELFGEMRRGLTVLKMRGSSHDKDIREFTIDSRGMHIGRPFRNISGILSGQFTHIAPSEIERLSAMFRDEEGTETAETN
- a CDS encoding EAL domain-containing protein, with translation MQHEDSEVDQTSHADDRSWSSLDQQTLQTIVAHSTNALLVLDQNGYVLFANRAAQRLFGRRPDQLEGSPFGFPLQPGLTVDAEIVRPDQSVVIVDLRVEPIEWQGSSAMLAVLHDITERKQTEQFLIETQQLLHSALDALPSAIAILNRYGQVLAANVVWLQLGPLLGVESADCAVGASFLAACHLGQQPAGMIASTIERLLSGSDERFEGEFAAAGDEKRWLTVRAVRFGYNERIRVVITLEDVSARHRAEQIAVARRRVLEMIARQYNLKTIMRELLVLIGQQMVDLTYGAFTLLSHGLFVSFSTVLETAELQQFDAWAHEVLSLAPCRYQRITELAPDTPYWWSSVEPLVCKYTIKRGWIIGIRTNRDAADGCLLLCRREDTPLSGDERRLLEQIEQLTTITIEQQTTLEKLAYQAHHDALTGLPNRLLFEDRLQQAIEHARRTNTLVAVLFIDLDRFKQINDTLGHTIGDLLLIQVARRFELCIRATDTLARHGGDEFLLVLPDITAPQQVTVVAQRLHESLRHPFFVNGHEIFVSASIGASLYPIDGKDVVALQRAADIAMYRAKQIAYDRFQFFDATLAVISSERLQLETQLRHAIERNELLLFYQPKVDRTGSLVGLEALLRWHSAELGTVSPAKFIPIAEETGLIVPIGRWILHEIARQVKHWLEAGLHVVPVAANVSAIQFAQTDFVQQVEDILSTANLPLPWLELEVTESMLMGQIENLIQQLNRLRQLGVTLAVDDFGTGYSSLTYLHRLPINILKIDRSFVACLDRADSEVERSLVETIITLGRRLRMQVVAEGVETAEQYQILEAAGCDIFQGYYIARPLSVADVVAWMKKERSGAAPYR